One Drosophila willistoni isolate 14030-0811.24 chromosome 2R unlocalized genomic scaffold, UCI_dwil_1.1 Seg167, whole genome shotgun sequence DNA segment encodes these proteins:
- the LOC6644303 gene encoding mannose-P-dolichol utilization defect 1 protein homolog: MTDLIKQGALFLMSPKCYDNYFLEHNFFDVPCFKALLSKGLGLAIIAGSLLVKVPQVLKILKSKSGEGINLMGVMLDLLAITIHMSYNFMNGYPFSSWGDTTFLALQTVAIGALVIFYNGKKLPSLLFLLSYAILLYVLNSGLTPMKILGTAQNCNIPILLVGKLSQAFTNYKAGSTGQLSAATCFMMFAGSLARIFTSIQETGDRTIIITFIASSFANGVIVAQLLYYWNKPAPGVKKDKSKKSKSKKDE; encoded by the exons ATGACGGATCTTATCAAGCAAGGAGCCCTCTTCCTCATGAGCCCAAAGTGCTATGATAACTACTTCTTGGAGCACAATTTTTTCGATG TTCCTTGCTTCAAGGCTTTGCTAAGCAAGGGACTTGGCCTGGCCATTATAGCCGGTTCCTTGTTGGTGAAGGTTCCCCAAGTGCTGAAAATACTGAAGAGCAAGTCTGGCGAGGGTATCAATCTAATGGGTGTTATGCTGGACCTGTTGGCCATCACAATTCACATGTCCTATAATTTTATGAACGGCTATCCCTTCAGCTCATGGGGTGATACCACTTTCTTGGCTCTGCAAACTGTTGCCATTGGTGCCCTGGTCATATTTTATAATGGCAAGAAACTACCATCATTGCTATTTCTCCTTAGTTATGCCATCCTACTGTACGTCTTAAATTCTGGTCTGACGCCCATGAAGATCTTGGGGACTGCTCAGAACTGTAACATTCCCATTTTGTTGGTGGGCAAGTTGTCGCAAGCCTTTACAAACTACAAAGCTGGCTCAACCGGTCAGTTATCGGCAGCCACTTGTTTCATGATGTTTGCCGGTTCGCTGGCTCGCATCTTCACGTCCATTCAGGAGACCGGTGACCGAACTATTATCATCACTTTCATTGCCTCATCATTCGCCAATGGTGTAATAGTCGCTCAACTGCTTTACTATTGGAACAAGCCCGCTCCTGGAGTCAAGAAGGACAAATCTAAGAAGTCCAAGAGCAAAAAGGATGAGTAG
- the LOC6644305 gene encoding 39S ribosomal protein L28, mitochondrial, with protein MAHATPQGIKLLNGWKRPGRFDKGLGAQLPDAYKKFWREWKLTTPAAVHYIPKEQQWERDEVTHAIKPVQNIPLPLIDPPEAHQGIWGGEAVIKGFQKRHQTKRRVPHFWVPQLKRSVVHSQVLNEYMSVVVTERTLEQIHECHGFDHYLLKNLACDLRSALALKMKRQVLQALQQGCPNLADEPKLQKEVLKEYSQYLESYTPEEIDWYGHTYLEAIRKLQNKLREAERVQPHKVEFRSKLIDQLRQAGINEAGSATKLEKPATTDGEHKDSDIEALTKLESPSASSSWLSKINPFGKKET; from the exons ATGGCTCACGCCACACCGCAG GGCATCAAACTGCTCAATGGCTGGAAACGTCCGGGTCGCTTTGACAAGGGTCTTGGTGCCCAGTTGCCCGATGCCTATAAAAAGTTCTGGCGCGAATGGAAGCTGACAACGCCAGCGGCTGTTCACTACATACCCAAGGAGCAGCAGTGGGAGCGCGACGAGGTTACGCATGCCATTAAACCGGTACAAAATATTCCACTGCCACTCATTGATCCCCCGGAAGCACACCAAGGCATTTGGGGTGGTGAGGCCGTCATCAAGGGCTTCCAGAAGCGTCACCAAACCAAGCGTCGTGTTCCCCATTTCTGGGTACCTCAACTAAAACGTTCCGTGGTCCATAGTCAGGTGCTCAATGAGTACATGTCGGTGGTGGTTACAGAGCGGACTTTGGAGCAGATTCACGAATGCCATGGCTTTGATCATTATCTCCTAAAAAATTTGGCTTGCGACTTACGTTCAGCCTTAGCCCTCAAGATGAAACGCCAGGTCCTGCAAGCCCTGCAACAGGGCTGTCCTAATCTGGCCGATGAACCCAAGTTGCAGAAGGAGGTCCTCAAGGAGTATAGCCAATACCTCGAGTCTTATACGCCTGAGGAAATTGATTGGTACGGACACACATATTTAGAGGCCATCCGGAAGCTGCAGAACAAATTAAGGGAAGCAGAACGTGTCCAGCCACACAAAGTGGAATTCCGGAGTAAGTTAATTGATCAACTTAGACAGGCAGGCATCAATGAGGCGGGCAGTGCCACCAAGTTGGAGAAACCAGCGACTACTGACGGTGAACATAAGGATTCGGATATCGAGGCACTCACCAAATT GGAATCGCCGTCTGCTTCCTCCAGCTGGCTATCCAAAATAAATCCGTTTGGCAAAAAAGAAACCTAA
- the LOC6644302 gene encoding inosine triphosphate pyrophosphatase, giving the protein MSKPITFVTGNAKKLEELVAILGPNFPRTIISKKVDLPELQGEINEIAIKKCKEAARQVNGPVLVEDTSLCFNSLKGLPGPYIKWFLEKLEPEGLHQLLTGWEDKSAQAICTFGYCETPDAEPQIFQGITEGTIVAPRGPRDFGWDPVFQPKGYEQTYAELPKTEKNKISHRYRALALLQEHFESKQ; this is encoded by the exons ATGTCGAAACCAATTACCTTTGTTACCGGCAACGCCAAGAAGCTGGAGGAGCTAGTTGCTATTCTGGGTCCAAATTTTCCGCGCACTATTATTTCCAAGAAAGTAGATCTGCCTGAATTGCAGG gtgaaataaatgaaatcgCGATAAAGAAATGCAAGGAGGCTGCTCGTCAGGTTAATGGCCCGGTTCTGGTAGAGGACACAAGTTTATGTTTCAATTCACTCAAGGGTTTACCCGGTCCCTATATCAAATGGTTTTTGGAGAAACTCGAACCAGAGGGACTGCACCAATTACTGACCGGTTGGGAGGATAAGTCTGCTCAGGCCATTTGTACGTTTGGTTATTGTGAAACCCCCGATGCGGAGCCCCAAATCTTCCAGGGCATCACAGAAGGGACTATAGTAGCGCCTCGTGGTCCGAGAGACTTTGGTTG GGATCCTGTGTTCCAGCCTAAAGGCTATGAGCAAACATACGCCGAGCTGCCCAAAACGGAAAAGAATAAAATTTCTCACAGGTATCGGGCATTGGCATTACTTCAGGAACATTTCGAGAGCAAACAGTAA
- the LOC6644306 gene encoding DAZ-associated protein 2: protein MSRQNPEKEEGGSAPPYSWYDNSMRAPPPTYEESQRNGGAFNHQQAPAPHPAATANNPNQYYGMIYHNPQVPVHVQMQGGYNSPTVMHHGVGYGLAGPSTSAGAAASRVLQLDPRAEIRTTSTGAVSVPPPPPGCLPTPAQLAAMQGQPVTVKQNKRSFF, encoded by the exons atGTCCCGTCAAAATCCTG AAAAAGAAGAGGGCGGCAGTGCTCCACCCTACAGCTGGTATGATAATTCTATG CGTGCTCCACCACCTACATACGAGGAGAGCCAACGTAACGGTGGAGCATTTAATCATCAGCAAGCACCGGCTCCACACCCAGCGGCGACAGCGAATAATCCGAATCAATATTATGGCATGATTTATCACAATCCGCAGGTGCCAGTGCATGTCCAAATGCAGGGAGGCTACAATAGCCCAACAGTAATGCATCACGGAGTTGGTTATGGGTTGGCCGGACCTAGTACTTCAGCTGGAGCAGCTGCGTCACGAGTATTACAACTGGACCCGCGTGCCGAAATAAGAACCACGTCTACCGGAGCTGTCAGTGTACCACCACCTCCCCCGGGATGCTTGCCAACGCCAGCCCAGTTAGCCGCCATGCAGGGTCAACCTGTCACGGTGAAGCAAAATAAACGTTCCTTTTTCTAG
- the LOC6644304 gene encoding GDP-mannose 4,6 dehydratase, with translation MSNSDGATGSKQARLGNNNSHSSKDLNGSGHGDKDLGDGPAIVGVTRDKIALITGITGQDGSYLAEFLLKKDYEVHGIIRRASTFNTTRIEHLYADPKAHKGGRMKLHYGDMTDSSSLVKIINMVKPTEIYNLAAQSHVKVSFDLSEYTAEVDAVGTLRILDAIRTCGMEKSVKFYQASTSELYGKVVETPQNEQTPFYPRSPYACAKMYGFWIVINYREAYNMFACNGILFNHESPRRGENFVTRKITRSVAKILLNQMESFELGNLDSKRDWGHASDYVEAMWMMLQRETPSDYVIATGETHSVREFVEASFKHIGREIIWRGKGIEEVGVEKDTNIVRVRINPKYFRPTEVDLLQGDASKAKRELNWSPKVSFPQLVSDMMKADIELMKKNPIA, from the exons ATGTCAAACAGCGATGGAGCCACTGGCAGCAAACAGGCGCGTTTGGGTAACAACAACAGTCACAGTAGCAAGGACTTAAATGGTAGCGGCCACGGTGATAAGGATCTGGGCGATGGACCTGCAATTGTGGGTGTAACGCGAGATAAAATTGCCTTGATAACAGGCATTACGGGTCAG GATGGCTCCTATTTGGCCGAGTTTTTGCTGAAAAAGGATTATGAAGTGCATGGAATTATACGGCGAGCCAGTACCTTTAATACCACACGTATTGAGCATCTTTATGCCGATCCTAAGGCTCACAAAGGTGGTCGAATGAAGCTCCATTATGGCGATATGACCGACAGCAGTAGTCTTGTGAAGATTATCAATATGGTAAAGCCGACAGAGATCTACAATTTGGCCGCACAATCGCACGTAAAAGTATCATTTGATTTGAGTGAATATACGGCGGAAGTTGATGCTGTGGGCACACTGCGAATTCTGGATGCCATTCGCACGTGTGGCATGGAGAAATCTGTGAAATTCTATCAGGCCTCAACATCGGAACTATATGGCAAAGTCGTAGAGACTCCACAAAATGAGCAGACGCCCTTTTATCCCCGATCGCCCTACG CTTGTGCCAAAATGTATGGATTTTGGATTGTGATTAACTACAGAGAAGCCTACAACATGTTTGCCTGCAATGGTATATTGTTTAACCACGAAAGTCCACGACGAGGTGAGAATTTTGTCACTCGCAAAATCACTAGAAGTGTGGCCAAAATATTGCTCAATCAGATGGAATCCTTTGAACTGGGCAATCTTGATTCGAAACGCGATTGGGGACATGCCAGCGACTATGTTGAGGCAATGTGGATGATGTTACAAAGGGAAACGCCTTCCGATTATGTTATAGCCACGGGAGAGACGCATAGTGTACGAGAATTTGTAGAGGCATCTTTCAAGCACATTGGCCGTGAAATAATTTGGCGTGGCAAAGGCATCGAAGAGGTTGGCGTGGAAAAAGATACAAACATAGTGCGCGTTCGCATCAATCCGAAATATTTTCGGCCCACTGAAGTGGATTTGCTTCAGGGCGATGCCTCGAAAGCCAAACGAGAACTAAATTGGTCGCCAAAAGTTAGTTTCCCTCAACTGGTTAGCGACATGATGAAGGCCGACATCGAGCTAATGAAGAAAAACCCTATTGCATAG
- the LOC6644034 gene encoding eukaryotic translation initiation factor 3 subunit I: MFMKIKLCVTLATLLTDLINIDELASPFEYFVCCVDVAEVIVFSQLTFHLNKMRPLMLQGHERSITQIKYNREGDLLFSSSKDQKPNVWYSLNGERLGTYDGHQGAVWCLDVDWESRKLITAGGDMTAKLWDVEYGTVIASIPTKSSVRTCNFSFSGNQAAYSTDKTMGQSCELFIIDVRNADSTLSEQTPTLRIPMTESKITSMLWGPLDETIITGHDNGNIAIWDVRKGQKVVDSGTDHTGVINDMQLSKDGTMFVTASKDATAKLFDSETLMCLKTYKTERPVNSAAISPILDHVVLGGGQDAMEVTTTSTKAGKFDSRFFHLIYEEEFARLKGHFGPINSLAFHPDGKSYASGGEDGFVRVQSFDSTYFENIFE; encoded by the exons atgttcaTGAAAATTAAACTTTGCGTAACATTGGCAACTCTGCTCACTGACTTAATAAATATCGACGAGTTGGCATCCccttttgaatattttgtgTGCTGCGTGGATGTTGCAGAAGTTATTGTTTTCTCGCAATTAACAtttcatttaaacaaaatg CGCCCATTGATGCTACAGGGTCACGAGCGTTCAATAACGCAGATCAAATACAATCGGGAAGGTGATTTGCTCTTCTCCAGCTCCAAGGATCAAAAGCCAAATGTCTGGTACTCCCTCAATGGCGAGCGCTTGGGCACTTATGACGGCCATCAGGGTGCTGTGTGGTGTTTGGATGTGGACTGGGAGAGTAGAAAGCTGATCACGGCCGGCGGTGACATGACCGCCAAGTTATGGGATGTTGAATATGGCACAGTGATTGCCTCCATTCCAACTAAATCATCAGTAAGAACATGCAACTTCAGTTTCTCCGGTAATCAGGCTGCCTATTCCACCGACAAGACAATGGGACAGAGTTGTGAACTTTTTATAATTGATGTGCGCAATGCCGATTCGACATTGTCCGAACAGACGCCCACGTTGCGAATTCCGATGACTGAATCGAAGATTACATCCATGCTGTGGGGTCCTTTAGATGAGACCATCATTACGG GCCACGATAATGGAAACATTGCCATTTGGGACGTACGCAAGGGTCAAAAAGTTGTGGATTCGGGCACAGATCACACCGGTGTCATCAATGACATGCAATTAAGCAAGGACGGAACAATGTTTGTGACCGCCTCCAAGGATGCCACGGCCAAGCTCTTCGATTCCGAAACGCTGATGTGCCTAAAAACGTACAAAACAGAGCGTCCAGTGAATTCGGCTGCCATCAGTCCCATCCTAGATCATGTCGTTCTCGGCGGTGGCCAGGATGCCATGGAGGTAACAACAACATCGACAAAGGCAGGCAAATTCGATTCACGCTTCTTCCATTTAATATACGAAGAGGAATTCGCCCGTCTCAAGGGACACTTTGGTCCCATCAACAGTTTGGCCTTCCATCCGGATGGCAAGAGTTATGCCTCTGGCGGTGAAGATGGTTTTGTGCGTGTCCAAAGCTTTGATAGTACATACtttgaaaacattttcgaGTAG